The Rhodothermales bacterium genome has a window encoding:
- a CDS encoding saccharopine dehydrogenase: MNGREFDIVLWGASGFTGRLVAEYLVRKGSTRTLQIALGGRSRARIEEVRDALARIDPEALGLPLLVGDGLDRQFVNALAARSRVVCTTVGPYDLYGRPLVAACASAGTHYCDLTGEVPFIRDMIDAHHQSALASGAMIVHSCGFDSVPSDLGVMMLQDEMHRRTGLFCKEIILCLLSVKGGVSGGTVSSMLNFVESAIRDSDIRDLAHDPYALNPSELRYGPEAPDATGVRFNTLANCWTAPFLMGRINTRVVRRTNALLDDVWGREFLYSESVCYGSGRTGMMKAWGASTFFALLQLTVRLRLVRSLLKKTVLPKPGEGPSATRRAAGNFEMRLTGRTEDEMGEHLVISSRIRADTDPGYSETAKMLAESALCLAQDDLSCAGGVLTPAAAMGPSLLARLQEAGLRFEIRN; this comes from the coding sequence ATGAACGGACGCGAATTCGACATAGTGCTGTGGGGCGCATCGGGGTTCACGGGCCGCCTCGTTGCCGAGTACCTGGTGCGAAAAGGGAGTACGCGGACGTTGCAGATCGCTCTGGGCGGACGGAGCCGAGCCCGAATCGAAGAGGTTCGGGATGCACTGGCCCGCATTGATCCGGAGGCTCTCGGACTCCCTCTCCTCGTAGGCGACGGCCTGGACCGTCAGTTTGTGAACGCTCTTGCGGCGAGATCACGCGTCGTCTGTACAACCGTTGGGCCATACGACCTGTACGGACGTCCCCTCGTGGCGGCCTGCGCTTCAGCAGGCACGCACTATTGCGATTTGACCGGAGAGGTGCCATTCATCCGAGACATGATTGACGCTCACCATCAGAGTGCGCTCGCGTCCGGAGCAATGATCGTTCATTCTTGCGGCTTTGATTCCGTCCCATCCGATCTGGGTGTCATGATGTTGCAGGATGAGATGCATAGGCGCACGGGCCTGTTCTGCAAGGAGATCATTCTCTGCCTGTTGTCGGTCAAAGGCGGCGTAAGCGGCGGCACGGTATCCAGCATGCTTAACTTTGTCGAGTCAGCCATCCGCGATTCGGATATTCGGGATCTCGCGCACGACCCGTACGCATTGAATCCATCCGAGCTGCGATATGGACCGGAGGCACCGGATGCAACAGGAGTCCGCTTCAACACCCTGGCGAATTGCTGGACGGCACCGTTCCTTATGGGTCGAATCAATACGCGGGTAGTCCGTAGAACGAACGCGCTGCTTGACGATGTCTGGGGTCGAGAGTTTCTCTATTCCGAGTCGGTGTGTTACGGCTCAGGACGGACGGGCATGATGAAGGCATGGGGTGCATCCACCTTCTTCGCCTTGCTGCAGTTGACCGTCCGACTCAGGTTGGTCAGGTCACTGTTAAAGAAAACCGTCCTGCCGAAACCAGGTGAAGGTCCGAGCGCGACTCGGCGGGCGGCGGGCAATTTCGAGATGCGTCTGACCGGTCGGACTGAAGATGAAATGGGAGAACATCTGGTGATCAGCAGTCGCATTCGCGCTGACACTGATCCCGGTTATTCGGAGACGGCGAAGATGCTGGCCGAGTCGGCCCTTTGCCTGGCGCAGGACGACCTCTCGTGTGCGGGTGGGGTCTTGACGCCTGCCGCTGCCATGGGACCCTCCCTACTCGCACGACTGCAGGAAGCAGGATTACGATTCGAGATTCGAAACTAG
- a CDS encoding T9SS type A sorting domain-containing protein — translation MKAILLIPLAIVIGLSLTLSGDLPTQTSTLFAGSGRCESCHSASSDLTGAMRDTEGSDISPISLWRSTVMANAAKDPIWQAKVEAEVSVFPTLQSIIEDKCTTCHMPMARTEAIFSGAQSYAMADGLTDPLAMDGVSCTVCHQIQSGNLGLPASFSGGFAIDDRREIYGPYDDVQSAVMEASVNYSAVQGLHLTQSALCASCHTLFTPTIDNSGQPAGEIAEQTTYLEWRNSSYPDNNVQCQTCHMPEVEVPTAISTVPGMLPARSPFSRHYFVGGNRTLLEILKENGDEIGVTADTVLVDSTLARTVSQLRNRTAELKATYSWPNPDTLEVTLDVTNKTGHKFPTGFPSRRAWLDVLLTDGSGTPVFQSGRWNQQTAEIEHLDDPFEPHYDVVSAEEQIVVYQSLMGDVDGQLTWTLLRGADYLKDNRIPPAGFVVGGAFYDSTSIVGEAAADPNFNHAAGIEGSGSDRVVFRIGGVNQMSTYSLSARLLYQSLSRSFVDDLYQYSGPQVDRFKSYFDETGGAPVTVDSLMVAITSTSVDPTKRLHPRLEVGIYPNPVSDRVTFAVSGADEPVEVVVFNLLGREVARLVGTRDPDKTVNIEWDVPSLPDGVYLFLASSGTSTHSGKIVLLR, via the coding sequence ATGAAAGCCATCCTGCTGATCCCGCTGGCGATCGTCATAGGACTGTCTCTGACGCTATCCGGAGATCTTCCAACGCAGACTTCGACCCTGTTTGCGGGATCAGGAAGATGTGAGTCCTGTCATTCGGCATCCTCCGACCTCACAGGAGCAATGCGCGACACCGAGGGTTCTGATATCTCACCGATCTCGCTATGGCGCTCGACGGTCATGGCCAACGCGGCTAAAGACCCGATCTGGCAGGCGAAAGTCGAAGCGGAAGTATCCGTATTTCCGACGCTGCAATCGATAATAGAAGACAAGTGCACTACGTGCCACATGCCGATGGCGAGAACCGAAGCGATTTTCTCGGGGGCCCAGTCGTACGCGATGGCCGACGGCCTCACCGACCCTCTCGCAATGGACGGTGTAAGCTGCACGGTTTGTCACCAGATTCAGTCCGGTAACCTGGGTCTGCCCGCAAGTTTCAGCGGTGGCTTCGCCATCGATGACAGACGGGAAATCTACGGTCCGTACGACGACGTCCAGTCAGCCGTGATGGAAGCCTCCGTCAATTACTCGGCAGTTCAGGGATTGCACCTGACCCAGTCCGCACTCTGCGCCTCGTGTCACACGCTGTTCACGCCGACCATCGACAATAGCGGACAGCCTGCAGGTGAGATTGCGGAACAGACAACGTATCTCGAGTGGCGTAACAGTTCGTACCCGGACAACAACGTGCAGTGTCAGACCTGCCACATGCCGGAGGTAGAAGTACCGACTGCAATTTCGACCGTACCTGGTATGCTGCCGGCCCGGAGTCCATTTTCGCGTCACTATTTCGTGGGTGGAAATCGCACGCTCCTGGAGATACTCAAGGAGAACGGGGACGAGATCGGCGTGACTGCCGACACCGTGTTGGTTGACAGCACGCTGGCCAGGACGGTCAGTCAGCTCCGAAACCGTACCGCCGAACTGAAGGCAACGTATTCGTGGCCGAACCCGGATACCCTTGAGGTGACGCTAGACGTCACAAACAAAACAGGTCACAAGTTTCCGACCGGATTTCCAAGCCGCAGGGCGTGGCTTGACGTTCTCCTGACTGATGGATCTGGCACGCCTGTTTTTCAGTCAGGTCGGTGGAATCAGCAGACCGCGGAGATTGAGCATTTGGACGATCCGTTCGAACCGCACTACGATGTCGTTTCGGCCGAAGAACAGATCGTGGTTTACCAGTCCCTGATGGGCGACGTTGACGGGCAGTTGACGTGGACACTTCTCAGAGGCGCAGACTATCTGAAAGACAACAGAATTCCGCCGGCCGGGTTTGTCGTCGGAGGCGCGTTTTATGATAGCACCTCCATCGTTGGGGAGGCCGCCGCGGATCCCAATTTTAATCACGCGGCTGGTATCGAAGGCAGTGGCAGCGACAGAGTCGTGTTTCGAATCGGTGGCGTAAATCAGATGTCAACGTATTCATTATCCGCGCGACTGCTCTATCAGTCGCTTTCGAGATCGTTCGTAGATGATCTGTACCAGTACTCCGGCCCGCAGGTTGATCGGTTCAAGAGCTACTTCGATGAGACGGGCGGAGCTCCGGTCACTGTAGACTCACTGATGGTGGCCATAACCTCAACCTCAGTTGACCCAACTAAACGGCTACATCCGAGACTCGAGGTTGGTATCTATCCGAATCCGGTCTCGGATCGCGTAACGTTCGCGGTATCGGGAGCGGACGAGCCTGTCGAAGTCGTGGTCTTCAACCTGCTTGGACGGGAGGTTGCAAGGCTCGTCGGTACTCGTGATCCTGACAAAACGGTGAACATTGAGTGGGATGTACCGTCCTTGCCAGATGGCGTATACCTCTTTCTTGCCTCGTCCGGAACGTCGACGCACAGCGGCAAGATTGTGCTGCTGCGCTAG
- a CDS encoding molybdopterin molybdotransferase MoeA — protein MKEFISVDEAESIIAAHVRTMSAEFVSLDSSYGRTLSSSILSERDIPPFDNSAMDGFAVRASEVDTVPVELSVSQEIRAGGFPRDSLLGGTCARILTGAPIPSGADAVVPVEWTEGDDPVRFLRSPSVGHAIRIAGEDVAAGHMIFSGGEIVTPPVVGMLAAVGCSDVPVSVRPACSIIATGDELVRHDRQPERGQIRNSNGPALVAQVVSAGGRVARELTARDNPSSLNECLTASLEDDLVILSGGVSVGAYDHVKDVLDNLGVRLLFWKVKQRPGKPLVFGVRGETLVFGLPGNPVSSSICFDRYVRTTIARMLGRSTVERPRRIATLAESMTKVRGLQYFARGYLRYSDDNALLVVPTGPQGSGIYSSIAHADCIIHLPEEMENPEPGVSVEVEPLTW, from the coding sequence ATGAAAGAGTTCATCTCTGTTGACGAGGCCGAATCCATTATCGCGGCTCACGTGCGCACCATGTCTGCCGAGTTTGTTTCGCTCGACTCCTCATACGGACGCACGCTGTCCAGTTCGATTCTGAGTGAGCGCGACATCCCGCCGTTTGATAACTCGGCGATGGACGGTTTCGCTGTTCGAGCCAGCGAAGTAGACACAGTGCCTGTTGAACTGTCCGTCTCTCAGGAGATTCGCGCTGGCGGCTTTCCCCGGGATTCGCTTCTGGGTGGAACGTGCGCGCGAATACTGACTGGCGCGCCAATTCCCAGCGGCGCTGATGCCGTGGTGCCGGTCGAGTGGACTGAGGGTGACGATCCCGTGCGGTTTCTGCGTTCCCCTTCTGTCGGTCACGCGATTCGCATCGCTGGCGAGGATGTTGCCGCCGGGCACATGATCTTCAGTGGAGGGGAGATCGTGACGCCCCCGGTCGTCGGAATGCTGGCAGCTGTCGGGTGTAGCGATGTCCCCGTGAGCGTTAGGCCTGCGTGCTCGATCATCGCCACGGGAGACGAACTCGTACGTCATGACCGGCAACCGGAGCGCGGTCAGATTCGAAACTCCAATGGTCCCGCGCTGGTTGCGCAGGTCGTGTCGGCCGGTGGCAGAGTCGCGAGAGAACTTACCGCACGCGACAACCCTTCGTCATTGAACGAGTGCCTCACTGCAAGCCTGGAGGACGATCTCGTCATTCTGTCCGGCGGAGTATCCGTGGGCGCGTATGACCATGTGAAGGACGTGCTCGACAACCTGGGCGTGCGGCTCCTGTTCTGGAAGGTGAAACAGCGTCCAGGAAAGCCGCTCGTGTTTGGAGTTCGCGGCGAGACCCTTGTATTTGGCTTACCCGGCAATCCTGTTTCTTCCTCGATCTGTTTCGATCGATACGTTCGCACGACGATAGCCCGGATGCTGGGACGTAGCACCGTCGAGCGGCCCAGGCGAATCGCAACACTCGCCGAATCGATGACGAAGGTGCGCGGCTTACAGTATTTTGCCCGGGGCTACTTGCGTTATTCTGACGACAACGCGCTCCTCGTCGTGCCAACGGGCCCCCAGGGATCCGGTATCTATTCGTCGATTGCCCACGCCGACTGCATCATACATCTACCCGAGGAAATGGAGAACCCTGAGCCGGGAGTCAGCGTCGAGGTGGAACCGTTGACGTGGTGA
- a CDS encoding CDP-alcohol phosphatidyltransferase family protein: protein MASSVQVKRTREIEGLSNLYFIHPISRVFVGWFARLGVTPNVVSMFGMGFGVLAAWAYFHYEQWELSVAGFACMIMWHIMDGADGQLARLTGQTSEFGRVMDGVCDHLTIVLVYASLAFATALEHGTWVIAVVVAAGISHLAQSSAYEFQRQMYDHWVYGKESASFVNVEDQQAEMARRTGISKVFAWIYYVYLNIQYRFSSYDGELLTRLGQTKDTGEPDFSRARDLYRSVNISTMRHWSLMSNNPRTIAIFAACIVQQPLLYFILEITLLNLLFAWLLHTQRERYSVLKARLAEMSGVESELVAGST, encoded by the coding sequence ATGGCGTCTTCTGTTCAGGTCAAAAGGACCCGGGAGATCGAAGGCCTTTCGAACCTCTACTTCATACACCCGATCAGCAGGGTGTTTGTCGGTTGGTTTGCACGCCTGGGCGTGACTCCGAATGTGGTTTCGATGTTCGGTATGGGGTTTGGTGTGCTCGCTGCCTGGGCGTACTTCCATTATGAACAATGGGAGTTGAGCGTTGCCGGCTTCGCATGCATGATCATGTGGCATATCATGGACGGTGCGGACGGGCAGCTGGCTCGCCTGACGGGACAGACAAGCGAGTTCGGCCGCGTCATGGACGGGGTCTGTGATCACCTGACCATCGTGCTCGTGTACGCCAGCCTGGCATTCGCGACGGCCCTTGAGCACGGAACCTGGGTTATCGCAGTGGTTGTCGCCGCTGGCATCAGCCATCTTGCGCAGTCAAGTGCGTACGAGTTTCAACGACAGATGTATGACCATTGGGTCTACGGAAAGGAAAGCGCCAGCTTCGTCAACGTCGAAGACCAGCAGGCGGAGATGGCCCGAAGGACCGGCATCTCGAAAGTCTTCGCCTGGATCTACTACGTGTATCTCAATATCCAGTATCGTTTTTCGTCCTACGACGGAGAACTTCTGACGCGGCTCGGTCAAACCAAGGACACCGGAGAGCCTGATTTCAGTCGAGCCAGAGATCTGTATCGCTCGGTGAACATCTCGACCATGCGTCATTGGTCGCTGATGAGCAATAATCCCAGGACGATTGCGATCTTCGCCGCGTGCATTGTGCAGCAGCCGCTGCTATACTTCATCCTGGAAATCACGCTGCTGAATCTCTTGTTCGCCTGGCTGCTGCACACGCAGAGAGAGCGGTATTCCGTTCTTAAGGCACGACTTGCTGAAATGAGCGGCGTCGAATCTGAGTTGGTCGCGGGCTCGACGTAG